The following DNA comes from Eriocheir sinensis breed Jianghai 21 chromosome 5, ASM2467909v1, whole genome shotgun sequence.
tagtagtagtagtagtagtagtagtagtagtagtagtagtagtagtaggaggaggaggaggaggagttctgcTCATGGCATTAATAAACGTTCTCGATGGTTCTCTCAATAGTTCTGCATGGTAAAAATTTAATAAGTCTGTAATAGTTACCTTAAGTTCTCTGTTTTATAATAACTCTACTACATAATACCTGTCTAGAAGTTTCTGCGTCTTATAAAAGGTCATCTTAAGTTCTGCATCATGCCAAAGCTAACATCTCTGAAAGGTTCTGCTTCGTCGGACTCACATAAGCGTAGAACTTCTGCGAGTAGGTCTGCGGAGGACTGAAGGTGACGGCGTGCACCTCCTTAACGTAGAGACTGGCGCCGAGGTCCACGATGACGGAGTGGTTCTTGGCGCTGGTGCAGGGACACTTCGCGCGGGTACACAGCACGCCGCCCGTCTGCAGGGAGATGGAATAATGACTTCACCAcacgcctttctttctctcttcctcccttcccatgcctttccttccctctcccacacacCCTTATATTCTTCCCACACACGAACGtacctttctttatcccttcctcccttcccatacctttccttccctctcccacacacCCTTATATTCTTCCCACACACGAACGTACCTTTCTttatccctcactcccttcccatacccaTACTTTTCCCAAACACACTTACACACCTACACACGTACATTCCTTTCTTATGCCTCCCTCCAttgccatcctttccctttcctcccccacacATCCTCGTTCACAGGAATAATTGTAGGTTCAGTAATCCTAAATACAAACCAAAGGGCGGAAGGACAAGAGACAATACATGACGCAGTTCCACCcgacccctttctccctctccacctcctccttaagGAAGACACACACAGGGGACGCTAGCTAGCATGATTTTGTTCTCTAGAAGCGCCAgagtaggagaaaataaaggagagaggaaaaaaggtcagacgggtggtggaggaagggtcAGGTAGGTGAGGATAGACAGAAAcgcagacagaaacacagatgCACACGCtcaaacagacagatatagagacagaTGAATGGACTGACAGATAGAAAGGTACGGAGTTAAACATAAATGGATAGcttgatagagatagagagagacagaagttggtagacaaatagacaaatgcaacagatagatggatggataaaaATATTTCATAATCAAATGCACAACCCGACATATACATGCACTTCATTTGTGAGCTTTGTCATTAATTAGGATGAAAAGCAAAACTGCGCCTCGAAACAAACTATCATTTTTTGGTCATCTAGCAAAATTTAATACGCAAAACTAgattgataataatagtaaaagcagcagcagcaacaacagcagcagcagcaccagtagtagtagtagtagtagtagtagtagtagtagtagtagtagtagtagtagtaatagtggtagtagtagtagtagtagtagtaattatgtgtcgggaaaataaacattggTGAAGGTATCTttttgtttgtagtagtagtagtagaaatagttgtaatagtagtagtacaacAACATGAAAAAAAGTATCATCCACGTGTCTCCCTCAGTGGAAACATGGATAACATCAACAGTGAAAGCGATCTGTAATATCAGGTGAGTGCGCGCATCCAATCCACTTCagacacacaaaaataataataataataaataaatacatataacatacaCCCTCTCTTCCtacacccccacacacctgcaccaTACACCTTCACCCCCCAACATGCCTGCACGCCTATACACAGCTTCTCTTGTCCTcacatcttcctttcccccttctcactCTTCTGTACGTACCTTCACCCTCACACTGACACGCGCCTTACCTATCCTCCTCCCGTCCTTTCACACCCTCACACAGCTCCCTCACAGCTTCCCACACCTGCGCACCTCTCCAACACACATGCAGCCACCCCTACGTACCTTACTTAACACACCTCTGTCGTCTttcttcacaaacacacacacacacacacacacacacacacacacacacacacacacacacacacacacacacacacacacacctgcagacgTACATaatttcttcatccctcccttcattcccatatctccccttccctcttcacacCTGTCTTCTTTCTTCACGAACATTCTTACAtacctttctttactccttcctccattcccattccttcccttccctctcccacatgTCTTAGTTCCCCTCTCACAGCAGTAATTGTAGGTCCAGCAATCCTGAATACAAACCAAATGGCGGAAAGACAAGTGACAAAAATATGACGTACTCCCACCCAACccctttctacctctccctctcctcctcaccaaaACCTTTTCGAAAGTAGGCGCCTCAAAGGAGTTGGAGGCGGCTGTCACCGTGGCGCGGTAGGCAAGGTCGGCGTTGGGAAAGTAGTGCTTCATGGACAGGAGGTGGTAGAAGGGCAGGGCGTCTGGTTCCCCCTGTGTCATTGAGTAGCCGGAGGTCAGGTAGAGGGGGGTGATGTGGCACTCCTCGTCTGCAGGGGGGTGTGGACGGATAGCTTGGTTACTCACGCCCGATTCTTTTGAAAGTCGGATTAGTCTTCATGAACAAAAATGTGATTGATttgctttgatttttttgtttgtttgcttatttgtttgtttgtttttttacccgTTTTTCACATTATAatttccggtttctgacccataaacATCGGAAATAACATCACTAATTAACGGTTTTAACAATAACTTTAACTGGATATCGTTACTTGTGCGTGTACGAGTCTCTGGTCCGAAACTGTTAAATGCAATGTTGGGAGTAAGATGATTTGGTAACGCTGCAATCCAGACTCTTCTCAGTTACTCGTACCCTCACGTTCTCTTACACCTCTTACGTGCCTGCTCTTATACCTTTCTTTTAATCACCAACACCTTCCCTTACACTTAGACCCACTGAAAGATACCAatacgttttccttccttcatgacacaaatttataaGCTACATGGACACTTCGAAAAGCTAAACAAACTGATAAACCGCTAAATGTACGTATGGAatcaaatatcaataaagaaaacacacaaaaccgCTCATCATCATCCCTCGCACTTCACACACTCACCTTGGAGACGGAAAGCGTGGCAGTAGGAGATGGAGTCACACACCTGGGCACAGTAGGACATGGGCAGCCGCAGGTGTGTGTTGTTCGGGAGGTAAGCCTTGGTGGGCGTGCAGGACGAGATGCTTCCCGCGCTGTCcaggtgtgtctgttgagggaaTGACAGGTAGGTACTCCgttatcttcctcttttgttacggagatggaaggaaagaaatggaaaagaataaaaaagaaacaatcactgaaggagggaagaaaggaatgagagagaaagaatagagagaaggaaggaaagaatgaagggaaaaaagaaaaaaggaaggaaggaaggagggaaggaaggaaggaaaaaaggaaggaaggagggaaagaaggaaggaaggaaggatggaaagaaaatgcCAGGAACAGGAAAAGCTAtggatggaaacacacacacacacacacacacacacacacacaccatatagtAGTAGCGGGAGAAAACTGGAGGcacaaacaccatcatcaccaccacaggcatcaccaccaccacccagccagCCTTGGGAGTCCCGCAGGAGCCTTCAcgccttcccttgccctccatctcttccttccttcctctcttctaaccTGTAAACGTGCAAAGGAAACCCAAGAGACGCATTCATTTAGATTCGTCATCATCAGAAAGCGACAAAGAGTAAGGATCGATTTCATATGACTATCATCTTCGGGTAACAAAAAACATATGAAtgcaaaagaaaaatacactCCAGTCCATTTAAGAAGAATTTGATAACGCAGCATGAAGTAAAAAGCGAAAGTTACCTGTAAGAGACTGCAGGTGCGTCTATGTCCACCACCTGAGATTCGCCACCGGACTGCCGCTCACACCTATTCCGAGGGGCTTATTAGTGTGTCtgagcttcaccaccaccaccatcaccaccaccaccacacgggcTGCATTCATAAAGGTAACAGGTAAAAGTCCATGAAACCGACCAATCACGACCTTTTATTGAATCAGAGGTTATTGGTGACTCGTCGAGGCTGGAAGCTGGGTGTTCATTGGTCACAGTTACAAGCCAATAGGATGCTAgctttttagtagtagtagtagtagtagtagtagtagtagtggtggtggtggtggtggtgccaggtgagggagggaggggaggggagggggggggcgtgtCACCTGGCCTCACCTGTAGACGCTAATGGACTCGACACACGGAAGGTTAATCTTGTGTCATTGCGTGAAGAATGGACATGAATGAGACGCCTGTCGTGGTTTGACCTTTCCTTCCGttgctctcttttcctcattcttaggCGCGCGTTTGGGTGATTCCGTCtcgccttttctctcctttctttctctcacgttTCTGTTCCATTTATTTTACAGCGGAGCGTCGTGattcattcttttactttttaacacgttcttccctgcctttctttcttttcttcttttcttcttttacatttaCTTCTGCTACTTattctccttgtcctcttttttttcattccattccaGTAGCTTTCAAGGATtcactatttctttttcattcctcttattttttttctggtccCTTCACGatagtttcttcttttcttcttttccatctactactgctactttcctccttgtcctcttttttttcattccattccaGTAGCTTTCAAGGATTCAgtatttccctttcatttctctttttttctggttcCTTCACGatagtttcttcttttcttcttttccatctactacttctactttcctccttgtcctctttttttcattccattccaGTAGCTTTCAAGGATTCAgtatttccctttcattcctcttattATGTTATCTGGTTCGGTGTCTTCACgatattatcttcttttcttctttcccatctaccactgctgctactggtTGGTCCAATGCTTACTTTTTCCTTACCTGTAGCTTTCAAATATCAAttacttttcttctattcctccatttTATTTCCAGGTTCTGTTTCAAAAcggtattcttttcttttcttatttttcttccaccACTATTTCTATACCTGCTTGTCTATTGTTctcgtttttttgtgttttttttttgttccagtaGCGTCCAAGGATTcagtatttttcttccattcctcttcttttctcctggtTCGGTTCCATTAGCTCGTTTGGCGTCTGTTTTGCTCCCTTTGTGTCGCTGTACGGGCGTTGGACATGAATTCGTGAGCGCATCATTCTCAGCTTCATTCGTGCCTTGCAGTAATAATTAATTGCTCAATCTATCACGCACTTAGTAACTCATGTGCAAggtaagctacacacacacacacacacacacacacacacacacacactaaaaagctGGTTCGTCTATCTAACAATTTAATATTTTCGTCTATATTATCTCCTTCGAATGAAATTTAACAGGACACATTAGTATCACATCAGAGTCCACAGTTGAGTTgtggagattttttttcatttaagcatttatctcattttcttcatgtGGAATTTAGGAAAAGTTCTCGTTGATTGCTTGCCTCAGAGTCCACCATCGCGGTACTCTCATGTATGCTTTCCCCTCGTGAAGAATTGATAAGTTTCACAAGGTTCACAAGGTTCATCAATGTCATAGCAGCGCAAATGACTTCCAAGTCATGTGGGGCATGCGGAAATATTTTTTGTTGTCTGACAAATAGGAAATCCATTTCGGTGGGCGCGCCTCACCCCAGCGtgacgcacccccccccccccccccacatcatTCTTATGTCAGTCATGAAATTGTGTCTTTAATATTCTTTATATATTCAATATGGCTATACAGTGCTATGAATTTGTTGCACTTTAGGATAATAGCAATGAATTGCCAACATTCCATAACACGGGACAACGTTGCTCTCCGACGTTGTCAGCGGGCAATGGTCATGGACCCGCGATGACAGCTACTCCGACTCGCTCTCGTGTGCTCCACAGACTATATTTTTACCTTCTAGGGTAAGTTTGGTAGCGATGGGGCAAGGAAATACCCCGTGCGGACCCCCAAAACGGACTTAATAGCTGAGTCATACTACAATCTGCCTGAAGTTCCGTACACACTTATAAAAATCACAACCGCCAGCGCTTGCCGACGAGTTTCACCAACGAGCAGTGCCGTTGCCAGTGTTTTTCAGTGTTTGCTCGCCGGCTTCCTGTCTACATGAACGCTTCAGGGTGGCGAACTCTCAATTAAACGGGAAGCGCCGACAGTGGTGAGTGGTAGTGTGTACGGGCTTTACGCATTACTATCTCACAAAATGCACTGTGAGTCTGTCTGCAAAAAATCTAATACGATGCTCGGCTGGTGAGTcctcacctggaatacgcagttcagttctggtcccctaaatACAAGGACATTGAGTTGCTCGAGAGTATAATGGGGCGCTATAAAAATAATACCATCAGTGAAGACTCAGCTTTATGACGAACGACTCAAGCGACATTGGAAAAGAGACGATTGTAGGGGGGGGAATTGATTCATGTCTTCAAGTACTTAACAAGTTCAGTGATGTCGATCACTTCAAGCTTTTCACCGTCCAAACTAACCCGAGACAAGAAACAACGGTCGAACAATTATTCAAGTAAAGCAATGCAATAGACATCGGCTGGAGTTATTTCTCGAGCAGAGTCGTCCTCCACTGGAAAAGCCTTCCTGCAGAAAAAATGCAGAAAttatcaactcctttaagaatcgcaaTGATCGTCACTTTGCTCCGTCAGGGGTGAACTGTACGTAGCCGCGCGTGCTTGCAAACGTGCTTTAACCTTTTCCGCAAGTCATTTAGTGGATGAAGAATCGATTAAATCACTAAACCAGGCAGCCTCATGATGACCCAACAGGCTGTCTGGTGTCTGCCCGCCAATATTTCCATCTCGTGACACACAATTCAGACACGACGCCTCACAAAAGATCTTGACAGAGACTCCAAGAAGCACGCACggacgaagggagagggaaatgctGAGTAAATTACTGTAGTGAGAGTAATAGcttcgtatatgtgtgtgtgtgtgtgtgtgtgtgtgtgtgtgtgtgtgtgtgtcccctccaCGCGTTATGACCAACTATTGATCCACGCTAACAAGTTTCTGATGAGAGTCGAGCAGCCAGCCATCAGCCGTCACCTCTGAGCCACTCGCCGGGCTGAAGGAGTGTTGGTAAGTATGTTAGTAAGAGCAAGGCCCTGAGTAAGAGGAGAACGCTGCCACCACGTCCTCTCTGGCTTCCTCTCGCACCAGACTTACGCgtcctctctctctagctctctctcctcctgcagTCTCGTACGACCTACCTATCTCCGTTTCatttctcccatctctctcttacccttgcactatttccctccccttcttctatcCTATCTCTTCAACCCTTAgtgtcctttctcttcttccagtgGCTTAGTAAcaccccactctctctttctccagaCATCTCTCAGCATCTCTTATCTCTTCCGCCGCCGCACcaaccctctccttttccttccttttcctcatctttttcatctttccaactCCTCTTGTTATCATCTATTCCTGCTTCCTGCCACCTCTCAGccgcatcttcctcctcatcctttacctcctctccttgttGCTTCATCtagtcctcatcttcctcccttatctcactctcctctcgccttcctccttcctcctcctatcgccGCGGATCTGCCCAGCACTCGACCACGAAAGGTATGCctccgcagcctcctcctcccctctcttcctctctcccgccTCAAGAGTGTGTCCCTGAATGACCACTCATCAGAAAACTACGTCCTTAGGTAAATGCGCAGGCCgccggggcagggagggaggtttTTAATAAGGCTCCAGCGATACGAGGGGGCATGAATAACGGTAATACTGGAAGGAATAAAAGCAAAAGTCCCCTCCCACGCTCGTACTGGCCCCTAATGACACGGTAATACTTCACGTAAGTACGGTTCGCGGAATCAGCAGAGCAAATCCCGCCTCCGCATCGCACCAACGCAGCCAATACGTTGAAAGAGCATTATTCAGGTTCGGTCAGTGAGCACTTTACTCTCCTAttgtttttccttgtattttgcGGCCAGAGagcgagagggggggagaggggagagttaaCCACACAGGCACCCAATATACGCGCCATAAATGGTGTGAAAACGTCAAAGTGAAACTAATGTGAGGTGATTTGAATCCAAACACACAGTCAAAGGGAATACTGATGCCTCGTGTGACCCGTGTTTGCTCTAGGCCGGCGATGTGGCAGGGAGGGACGAGGACTGCGACGCAAATCAGGAGTTACAAgggtgaggacgaggacgagaacctGAAGGTGTACCAGCCAAAGCTCCCCACACTTTCCCCCGGTCCTGGTGTGTCCCATCTCAACGGTACTTCTTAGGACTCCTCAACACTGTgcgtctcaccttccttccttcctgtagcCTAAAAGCTGACTGAATTACCTTAAGGTGAAGCTACTGCGTCTGAACCGTCACCTGGAAATATTAAGGTCAGGTGTGCTTACTTGACTGATTCGGTGCGAGTAAGTGGAAAAATCTGAGTCGCTTTTTCTGAGGCTGTTTGTTGAGCCAATAAACCCTAATTAGATATAAAGATAAAACTTGAGGtctaaaaagagataaaaaaaatgtgcgCAAACTGAAAGATAGACAAAGGCTGTGTATTTCAATGAGACCGGAAGAACATCATGGATTAGGCAACAGATAAAGGTGGAAATTATCATACTGACGATGTAGAGCAAGGAATGGAAATGGGCGTAGAACTAATGacagatggacaaccaaagtaacagagtagGGTAAAACTAggagcatacgctacagctgcgcgtggtggcggtgctcatctccggtcCGTTGGCACTTGGAGGCTGTGGTAGGAGGGAACCCGTTACCccaacacagggccagtgtgacatccgggttaccacagtttaccttccccaactttctccagatacccatttatcgaccatctcGTGGTCCGCGGGTCGGACGtgcagcgtgcagctcacccagatgttcatcttccctttcgggccggtcgataaattggtacctgaggaaacctgggcaaggtaaactgtggcaatcccgaaTTTCACCGAGGCCCGTGTCCAGGGGTGAttggttcttacctaccacaggctcaaagagtcaatggatcggagatgagcaccgcaaccACGCGCAGCTAGAGCGTAtacacccacctttaccttactttaccgaaaggaagaatgaacagctgggtagactacacgccgactgcccaacccgggattcgaacccggacccTCGGATTCGTAGTCATAGACGCTGACCACGGCACCACAGAGGCGTACATAAGCAACGGAGTGGCAACCCAGAAATCATAGACGTCCGAGCAGACACAGAACCAGATGGAGATAACATTAGATTTTTTGTCGAAGCAGGACAGAGTACATTaacttctactactgttactactactactattactactatactactgctactactaccactactactattactactgctactacgtctactaccactactaatacaactactactgctattaccactACTGCTAACTATATttgccattaccatcaccacaacctccatacaatctctctctctctctctctctctctctctctcttccttcagtcagtcaggcacGTTGGGCAGAGAGGCGGCAAAACCCAACACTCTTACGTTTGCAGTTCCAAAACACGCAGTTGCTCGCTATCACAGACTGACCTTGTGTAAACCCTTTTagtgctgcctcctccttttctcctcagcGCATTTACCCGGAAATTCGCACAGGTAAAGCTGATTAGGGACACGCCCAGGCGGAGAGGTGCGGAGGGGACTGACCCTGATGTTAAACTCACAGTCTGATGGGAAAAAAGGATATGAAAAATTAGAAAGAGTTGTCATAATGGAATAggcagatagactgatagatgtaCAGATAGATGAACATAcaatacaaatagatagatagatacgcggattgacagacgaacacacacacacacacacacacacacacacacacacacacacacacacacacacacacacacacacacacacacaaacaaataaacaattcacacaaagaaaaagacaagagggAGTTCATGAATAAATTAGAAGGTGGGAGGCTTCAGAAGACGGAATAAGTCAATATTCCCCAATTTACAACACCTTACCGAGAACAAGACTTAGAGGCCAGCGGACGGCAGAAAGAGGTATGCAGTAAGGGGAATGCTAATATCAACGTCGATAAAGTCATTGCTGAAGGCGTCTCGTCCGGTCGAAATTAATAGCATAGTAGGTGGAAGAAAAAGTAATTTGCCGGTGTAGTATGTTTGTCTACACTGCTGCTATAATTTCAGGGTTGGataagtgcgagagagagagagagagagagagagagagagagagagagagagagagagagagagagagagagagagagagagagagagagagagagagaagagggggcgGCTATTACGTCACTCTCTCCCCCGCCCCGACCAATCAAGTGACCACTCTGTCCATCGGCCAATTAACCAGTCGGTCAGGCAGTTGGTCACTCAGTCATTAAGTCAAACAAACGGTCATCAAGTTAATCGGTTATTTGttccatcaatcagtcagtcaatcagtaagtcactCAATTAATATGTCAGTCCATCACTCAGTCACTCGGTCAATCAATCTGCGTAAAAGTCTCGTTACGAACATGACGCAAATATTTCCAGCAAGCCAATCATTCAGTCAAAGAATGTCGGTCATTTAATCAGTCAGTAAGGTAGCCATTTAATCCGTTATCAAAACATCTCATTTAAACCTTATTTTGCAAACATGGATGCTAATATTCATCAGTCGGCAATCCTCTATTCAATCATTTAGGTATAGTCAGTTAACCAACCATACAACTATCATATTATTTAATTGGCGTGACACCGAGCAGAGATCTTCCACAGCTGGGGTGGTGATGGACGCGGCAACAGCAACAAGGCGATGGAAGCGAGTGGCCTGGGCGATGAAAGAGGAGGCGTCTGCGCTCCCCGTGTTGGGCCAGATCCAGCGAGCCTCCGGTCACCCGAGAAGGTTCTGCTGGGTCGTCGTCTCCCTCGTCTGCATAACCCTGACCATCTTACAGTCCGGCATCATCGTATGGCAGTACCTCCAGTAAGATGGCAACACAAGTGGCTGATATGTCTCTTCCCTGTGATCTGACATGTCTTAAAACCCCGACCACTCTCCGATATTACGACTTCCTCCGATATTACTTCCGATGACCTGCGACATCATTTCCAAACCTGAGAACATAACCAATATCCGATAATACTACTTCCGAAGATTTCCAGTATAATTTCCGATGACCTACGACATTATTTCTAAAGACCTACGATATTATTTCTAAAGACCTACGATATTATTTCTAAAGACCTACGATATTATTTCTAAAGAcctacgatattattcccaaggACATACGATATTATTTCTAAAGACCTACGATATTATTTCCAAAGACCTACGATATTATTTCCAAAGACCTACGATATTATTTCTAAAGACCTACGATATTATTTCCAAAGACCTGCGATATTATACTCCAAATACCTATGATATTATTTCCAAAGACCTACGATATCATTTCCAAAGACCTATGATATTACTTTCGATGATCTCCGACATTTCTTCCCTTTCAAAAGACTCTCATCCTCCCCTCAAATACTATTTCCGATGACCTCCGATATTACTAACGATGACCTccgatatttctttcctttcaagacactccctccctccctacactcCCTTAATATCAAGATTGAGTCAGTTTGGGTTCgctcaggtaaggttaggtgtttCAGTAAGTGTaggaaaaaacgtaaaataaaaattAGCACGCAGTCCTATCAGTAAGAtgacctccttccctctcgcgaTATCAAAGTCGCATTAACTCAGGTCAACTCACGTATATGGTTAATTATGGTCAGGTTGCAAGAAGAATATCAAAACGTTATTCTTCCTGTGTGTCTCATTACTACATTACCGAAGACAGGTcgccaggtcaggtcaggtgtttGAGGGAtataagaagtaaaggaaaaagaaaaaaacagtcatCTTACTTCCTTCATATCCCATGATACCTTTAACAAGGTTAACCTGCGCCACGCTCCAGTCCCGTTGCGTTTGAATCAATTTGTCAAGTGACTGCAGGATACAGGATCTAATCAAGAAGAGTAATTAAGTAAACATAGTCAGGGGCATCGATTGTGAAGGCaataacgagaaagaggaggcggaggaggcaacACCTTCATAAACTCTGTTTAAATTGACTTTGGAAATAAGTCTGTCCGTCTTCCTTTTGAAGTGTACATCACTGGCTAGCCCTCAAGCAAGCCTCGCCTCCTCAATCATACACTTTAGGCTAACTTAGCGGCAAATAAGCTCC
Coding sequences within:
- the LOC126982629 gene encoding uncharacterized protein LOC126982629, producing the protein MSYCAQVCDSISYCHAFRLQDEECHITPLYLTSGYSMTQGEPDALPFYHLLSMKHYFPNADLAYRATVTAASNSFEAPTFEKTGGVLCTRAKCPCTSAKNHSVIVDLGASLYVKEVHAVTFSPPQTYSQKFYAYVGDEDNKFASRYYLGQLSGGANTFVIRPAKKIQFVTFLKSDDRLCLCLVQAF